A stretch of DNA from Thunnus thynnus chromosome 16, fThuThy2.1, whole genome shotgun sequence:
cctttgaagAGGCCCGACCCTTAGGTTGGGAAcaactggactaaactagctaactgtatataaagtagttcaaactagctccacctccagcagctacaacagtaacatgctgctttcacactgatgcttcagtattaataatctaatgatgtcatatataataatatatcatccAGAGGCACCAAACCACTACTTAAagctacatcaagctcataatacctATGTACTTTTTCTTAAGTAGGGTTTTTTAATGCAGGAGTTTTACTtgcaatggagtatttttacattgctgtgttggtaTCTTTTCCAGAATTTTAATAGTTGTTCTAGGCTTATTTAATGTCTCAGAGGTGCAATAAAGGACCTTGTCACAGGGTGTCACTGTTGTCCACCTAAACAAGGTTTGGCTGCAGATGAACCAGCAGACAGATCAACGCAGTAAACCTTCTGCtttgaaatgattcatcaatATACATCGAACTTTTTAGAATCTTGggatataaaatattattgcTCCTTCTGTCAAGTTAATGTGACCCATGAATTGAATTGTGTCGGTAAATATTAGGCCTCACTTGAATGGCTAAATTTGCATTATTCTTATTTGATCAATTGTATTATGTAATACCTAAACTTAACctaaaatttgtttttgaaagtgCTCTCTATAGAAATGTGCACAGAGCTCATTTTAAgtcattaaaacaacataataccatgtcaaacataaaatacaaaatacatactgtacatatatgtatttacatacatacatacatatatacatacatacatacattttgtcCAATTTAACAAACTTAGACCTAGTTACCTTTTTTGCAACAATCTATCTAACAGTCTACTCTGATTCTCTGCTCACTGATCCTGATCCTTCAGAGCCACAGGGGGTGGAATTTATCTCAGTATGCACTGCGCAAGAGGCAGAGTACTCTGTATGTACACATAATGTAGCTACCACTTCATAAGGACCATCAGAGAATGAGTAAACAAACTGCCCAACACATTATGAATATACATGTAATGATTTTACAAAGCTAACACCATCTTTATCCAAATCAGCCAACACacacttttttcacataaacaATGCATCAAAATCCTAGTCAACATAATAGCCATAATGTAATATGTACATAAGAGCCTAAGGCAGAATCCCCACATCCAAGTTAACATCATTCCTGAGGGCTTATAATCAAAAGTCTATACAGTATACTGAAGGCCTGCATAGAACACAATAATAcaacacatacaatatacacaGTACTACTGTATCTAAAGATTGAGCAACATGTTAAAGTACTGGTCTTAGACTTGTTTCCTGGTTTGGGCTGAACCTCTGAGTTCAAATGAAGgcaaattttaaaatgttttaaaatgtgaaaaatgttgatcactgatTCCCAAAACCTAAGAtacaacctcaaatgtcttgttttgtcttcaccaacagtccacaacccaaagatattcagtttactgtcacagaggactagAGAAACCACAAAGTATTTACAttcaagaagctggaatcagagattttttcttaaaaagttaCTCAAAGCATAATAGTAAACCCACAATTTACACTACTGTAACAGAAACTCAAACATTACAACATCTTGACAGTAAGTCAAGCATAAGAAATTTGTTATTTGTTCCCTGTTCTTTTGTTTCATCATTGCAGTGCTGGTGCAGTTATTAGCAATCATGTTACAATGCTCCTCATcagtaaaaactgttaaaataaggaaaaatgcAGGAAAAATACTGCATTGAATCTGTGATCTGTATGTTTAGTTGTAACAGTTTGAGCTTGTGTTAACATGAATTGTCTATGATCTGAGGACTCAGCATTTAATTTTTGTGAAAATTAAGCCAAATAAAACTACTTCTAACCCTGAAGTACTTCTAGATCTATTCATCAAGTTCAACTACTTCTGAATAGCCAGAATATCTCCATTTCCTACTGCAGGAGACATTTACTGCCATCGTGTGCATCATGTTTCAATGATCCTCTCGTTGAAAAAGTAATTTCTCTCTCAACTGTAGCCTGCAGGTCGTTCCTCCTTCGCTGCTCTTCTGCCTTCAGCTCCTTCAAAAGTCTTCGTTCCTCTTTCTTTGAGgccttttttgcttttctgaACATCTTTGTAGTGTAGTGCCTTCCGCCATTCTTCAGAGTCATTCTGTCAATTTTCTCCAGGAGCCTATCAGTCTGTTCCTGGTCTCTCACTTGGTTGTTGAAGACATGATATTGCCCGTAGCAAGCCTCAATTAACTCTGTGAGTTTTTCACTCTTTGAAATAAAGTCCTCAATAGTTTGTTTCTTCAGTTTGTCTCCATGTGTGAACAGAACTATTGAGTATTTAGCTGCTTCTTTGCCAAAAGTGCTTTGAATCACTCTCAtggtttcctcctcctcctgggtGAACCTGCCCAGTTTGAGAACCACCAAGAAGGCATGAGGACCAGGAGAAGACAGAGAAATACAACTCTCGATCTTTGCCAACACTTCTTTTTGGGTGTAATTGGTGTCAAACAGCCCTGGAGTGTCGATGACAGCGACCATTCGACCCCCGacctctctctcagctctcttGCACTGAAATGTccaggaagaggaagacagcTCTGACTCGAACTCCTCTCTTCCCAGGATGGTGTTTCCTGCTGCACTCTTCCCCGCTCCTGTCTTCCCGACAAGTATGATGCGTACTTCATCACTGTTCTTCTGCTTCCTAGATCCTGCCAAGATAAAATATAGCAAcatctttgttttcagttttgtgctGCTGGCACTGTATGAAATATGGAACTGTAATACAggtttgtactgtacatgttcacTGATCAAACATCAAAGTATAGGTTGGGTTTTGTCTTCCCAGAATGTTGAGCAGAACTCTTTTGTAAGAATCGGAATACAACTGGCCTATAGGAAATACCTTTCCCCAAGCCATCACCATCTGTTTTAGtcatagaaaaaaaactttatataGTGCATGGAGAAGTGTAAAAAATACTAGGAAAGACAAACATAGCCAAAGTTACAGTTAAAATTAATACACTAAAAGCAAACTGAGAAATACAAAGTAAGGCATAAGGTCAAAATAAAAGGTGTTGCAATGGCTGGAATGATGTGAGACACCTTAGTGAGACGTACTTGTCACCTTTTCACCTTTAGCCTTAAGCACTGGCTGGCAGCAATGGAAAAGAAAAGCCAAaaccagcttctcaaatgtgacgacttgctgcttttctctgttttatgtcatt
This window harbors:
- the LOC137200222 gene encoding GTPase IMAP family member 9-like — translated: MLLYFILAGSRKQKNSDEVRIILVGKTGAGKSAAGNTILGREEFESELSSSSWTFQCKRAEREVGGRMVAVIDTPGLFDTNYTQKEVLAKIESCISLSSPGPHAFLVVLKLGRFTQEEEETMRVIQSTFGKEAAKYSIVLFTHGDKLKKQTIEDFISKSEKLTELIEACYGQYHVFNNQVRDQEQTDRLLEKIDRMTLKNGGRHYTTKMFRKAKKASKKEERRLLKELKAEEQRRRNDLQATVEREITFSTRGSLKHDAHDGSKCLLQ